The following proteins come from a genomic window of Natronosalvus vescus:
- a CDS encoding MMPL family transporter: protein MSAPDRIAEAITTYSKTILVVMLVVTLVIGSGATMVDDDSSLDQFESDSPELEAAEYIGENFTVEETENTTTVQVIVRGENVLSQESLIDSLEFQQAIRANESINATLAENNAMTGVENIVAITAIRGDQADELAERGAELEERSESLNETSQQLSEALETVVGIEREYAALNTSHQEGEIDEETYEQEAGELEDRLDETIADATADLDAEQTATFEATVADLRTVVNNEYHLERQYEAGEISDDEYESQSAELAEQREGLFEQGTSGVLADEWEQLEADSEELEADQRALQTADDPTLEEQIEAIENLDDEAYEELIADVLSDDGEDSAALALMSTGYEPGSTEAEARMLFLTQLTDGTGMPEMGETDDPAFDAQLVLQDLANAHVDSNDYIVFGFGIIGDEIDRSMGDSLAIVGPLALLFVVLALAIAYRDVLDIALGVLGILLVLVWTFGFMGWADIAFNQMFVAVPVLLIGLSIDYAIHVFMRHREQREAAGITSDVRGSMAIALAGVGVALVWVTATTVIGFLSNLISPIAPIREFGVVSSFGILAALLIFGALVPAAKVELDSLLERVGLDRRKRAFGTGGGRFSSVLTIGATAARKAPLVILVVALVFTAGGVYGASQVDTSFSEEDFLADSPPEWAQHLGPLAPGEYQAKSNLDYVNEHFQRQDVRAQILVQGDITDPETLERLDRAEREAAESEDVVYVLPNGEADVEGPISKMRDVAAVNESFNETFTAAGGGPDSVPTQDLETVYDELLATDPTAGEYVYRTDDGEYEAVRLVVAVQGTAEFGDITDEMRAIAAGIDDDGTDPRWTATATGDPVVNYVVEGDLMATVLESLMITLVAVVSFLSVAYWATGKGAMLGIVTLVPVALAVSWILGTMYLLGMPFNVLTGMITSLTIGLGIAYSIHVSSRYTLELERQGSVWDAMETTVTGTGGALLGSAATTVGGFGVLSFAILPVLRQFGIITGLTIIYAFLASVIVLPTLLVLWTRYFGPDVSFAPTTASPRGTPASDGGLESDDSSEEYTGGYDR, encoded by the coding sequence CAACGAGTCGATCAACGCCACTCTCGCCGAAAACAACGCGATGACGGGCGTCGAGAACATCGTCGCCATCACGGCGATACGCGGCGACCAGGCCGACGAACTCGCCGAACGCGGGGCCGAACTCGAGGAACGAAGCGAGTCGCTCAACGAGACGAGCCAGCAACTCAGCGAGGCGCTCGAAACCGTCGTCGGGATCGAACGGGAGTACGCTGCCCTCAACACCTCCCACCAGGAGGGTGAGATCGACGAAGAGACGTACGAACAGGAGGCCGGCGAACTCGAGGATCGCCTCGATGAGACGATTGCTGACGCGACCGCCGACCTCGACGCCGAACAGACGGCGACGTTCGAGGCTACTGTCGCTGATCTTCGGACGGTCGTCAATAACGAGTACCACCTCGAGCGCCAGTACGAAGCCGGCGAGATCAGCGACGACGAGTACGAGTCTCAGTCCGCCGAACTCGCCGAACAACGTGAGGGGCTGTTCGAACAGGGGACGTCAGGCGTCCTTGCCGACGAGTGGGAACAGCTCGAAGCAGACAGCGAGGAACTCGAGGCCGATCAACGAGCGCTCCAGACCGCCGACGATCCGACCCTCGAGGAACAGATCGAGGCCATCGAGAACCTCGACGACGAGGCGTACGAGGAACTCATCGCCGACGTCCTCTCTGACGATGGCGAGGATTCGGCTGCCCTGGCGCTCATGTCGACGGGCTACGAACCCGGCTCGACCGAAGCCGAAGCCCGGATGCTGTTTCTCACGCAACTGACCGACGGAACCGGTATGCCGGAGATGGGCGAAACCGACGACCCCGCCTTCGACGCCCAGCTCGTGTTACAGGATCTGGCGAACGCACACGTCGACAGCAACGACTACATCGTCTTCGGCTTCGGCATCATCGGCGACGAGATCGACCGATCGATGGGCGACAGCCTGGCAATCGTCGGGCCGCTGGCGCTGTTGTTCGTCGTCCTCGCACTCGCCATCGCCTACCGGGACGTCCTCGACATCGCCCTCGGCGTCCTCGGCATTCTCCTCGTGCTCGTCTGGACGTTCGGCTTCATGGGCTGGGCCGATATCGCGTTCAATCAGATGTTCGTCGCGGTGCCCGTCCTCCTGATCGGCCTCTCGATCGACTACGCGATCCACGTGTTCATGCGCCATCGCGAGCAACGCGAAGCCGCTGGCATCACCAGCGACGTTCGTGGTTCGATGGCGATTGCGCTTGCCGGCGTCGGCGTCGCACTGGTGTGGGTAACTGCGACGACCGTCATCGGCTTCCTCTCGAACCTCATCAGTCCGATCGCTCCGATCCGCGAGTTCGGCGTCGTGAGTTCGTTCGGCATCCTCGCGGCCCTCCTGATCTTCGGCGCGCTCGTCCCCGCGGCGAAAGTCGAACTCGATTCGCTCCTCGAGCGGGTCGGCCTCGACCGGCGAAAGCGCGCCTTTGGCACCGGCGGTGGTCGGTTCAGCAGCGTGCTGACGATCGGTGCGACGGCCGCGCGGAAAGCACCGCTCGTGATCCTCGTCGTCGCTCTCGTGTTCACCGCGGGCGGCGTCTACGGAGCCAGCCAGGTTGACACTTCCTTCAGCGAGGAGGATTTCCTTGCCGACAGCCCACCGGAGTGGGCACAACACCTGGGCCCGCTCGCTCCCGGTGAGTACCAGGCGAAATCGAACCTCGACTACGTCAACGAACACTTCCAGCGCCAGGACGTACGTGCCCAGATCCTCGTTCAGGGTGATATCACCGATCCGGAGACACTCGAGCGACTCGACCGCGCCGAACGCGAAGCCGCCGAGAGCGAGGACGTCGTTTACGTTCTGCCAAACGGCGAGGCCGACGTCGAGGGGCCAATTTCGAAGATGCGTGATGTGGCGGCGGTGAACGAGTCGTTCAACGAGACGTTCACCGCTGCTGGCGGTGGGCCGGACTCCGTTCCGACCCAGGATCTGGAGACCGTCTACGACGAGTTGCTCGCCACCGATCCGACGGCGGGCGAGTACGTCTACCGCACTGACGACGGCGAGTACGAGGCCGTTCGGCTGGTGGTCGCCGTTCAGGGAACCGCCGAGTTCGGCGATATCACCGACGAGATGCGGGCGATTGCCGCCGGCATCGACGACGACGGTACCGATCCACGCTGGACGGCCACGGCGACTGGCGATCCGGTCGTCAACTACGTCGTCGAGGGCGACCTGATGGCCACGGTGCTCGAGAGCCTCATGATCACACTCGTTGCCGTCGTCAGCTTCCTCTCGGTCGCCTACTGGGCCACCGGAAAAGGGGCGATGCTGGGTATCGTCACCCTCGTGCCGGTTGCTCTCGCCGTGAGCTGGATTCTCGGGACGATGTACCTCCTCGGGATGCCGTTCAACGTCCTCACGGGGATGATCACCAGCCTCACCATCGGCCTGGGCATCGCCTACAGCATCCACGTGAGTTCACGCTACACGCTCGAACTCGAGCGACAGGGTAGCGTCTGGGACGCGATGGAGACGACGGTCACTGGCACCGGCGGCGCGTTGCTCGGCAGTGCAGCGACGACCGTCGGCGGCTTCGGCGTTCTCAGTTTTGCCATCCTGCCGGTGTTGCGTCAGTTCGGGATTATCACCGGGTTGACGATCATCTACGCGTTCCTCGCGAGCGTGATCGTCCTGCCGACGCTACTCGTCCTCTGGACGCGCTATTTCGGCCCCGACGTCTCGTTCGCACCGACGACTGCGTCACCCCGAGGGACGCCTGCGAGTGACGGTGGCCTCGAGTCCGACGACTCGAGCGAGGAATACACGGGAGGTTACGACCGATGA
- a CDS encoding TrmB family transcriptional regulator has product MTTTTPTETDAIEAFERLGLTSYEARVFIALQQLGSGTARDVASITDVPRSQVYSVAESLEDRGLLEVQQSSPIRYRPVSIDEARSTLRSRFENEQERAFDYVEQVRSEPGGEEEQEDIWTVRGRARIDDRTLDLCSRAEERVVFGTRLEPLVTDELEAVLEKQAAAGLEVAAVSRTPAVRNRLDRLDGVTVFSPPSHHQSDDRSGRIVIVDDDTILLSVVDDDGSETAFWSAGSRFASVLIQLIEAADGGHAPVAPDSTD; this is encoded by the coding sequence ATGACGACAACGACCCCGACCGAGACCGACGCCATCGAGGCGTTCGAACGCCTGGGACTCACGAGTTACGAAGCGCGGGTGTTCATCGCCCTCCAGCAACTGGGTTCGGGCACCGCCCGTGACGTGGCGAGCATCACGGACGTTCCCCGCTCGCAGGTGTACAGCGTCGCCGAGAGCCTCGAGGATCGGGGCCTGCTGGAAGTTCAGCAGTCGAGCCCGATTCGGTACCGACCGGTGAGCATCGACGAGGCGCGTTCGACGCTTCGATCTCGCTTCGAGAACGAACAGGAGCGAGCGTTCGACTACGTGGAGCAGGTACGGAGCGAACCCGGTGGCGAGGAAGAACAGGAGGACATCTGGACCGTTCGCGGACGCGCACGCATCGACGACCGGACGCTCGATCTGTGCTCGCGGGCCGAGGAACGCGTCGTCTTCGGAACCAGGCTGGAACCCCTCGTCACCGACGAACTCGAGGCCGTGCTCGAGAAACAGGCCGCGGCGGGACTGGAGGTCGCCGCTGTGAGTCGGACGCCAGCGGTTCGCAATCGGCTGGATCGTCTCGACGGAGTGACGGTGTTTTCGCCACCTTCACACCACCAGAGTGACGACCGATCGGGACGGATCGTGATCGTCGACGACGATACGATTCTGTTGAGCGTCGTCGACGATGACGGCAGCGAGACGGCGTTCTGGAGCGCTGGCTCGCGCTTTGCCTCGGTGTTGATTCAGTTGATCGAAGCCGCCGATGGCGGTCACGCGCCGGTTGCACCCGATTCGACCGACTGA
- a CDS encoding mRNA surveillance protein pelota produces MQLKDREPLEGGRERVTVVPESVDDLWHLQYVLEPGDRVAGDTTRRIQRDDEQLRDTGGEREHMWVAIAVDDIEFHKFANRLRVGGEIVACSREDQLGFHHTLNVEERDEISIDKRFKPDQNARLEEAVEATENPDVAIATVEEGEAHVHTVAQYGTEERASISGPTGKGEYARDRSELFADLGKILSRLEVDAIILAGPGFTKQDALKYLERNHPDVAEQVTMVDTAGVGDRGVHEVLKRGAVADVQEETRIESEAEAIDELTKRIAEGAKAAYGPESVAQAAEYGAIDELLILDEKLRKERGADGEWAINVDDVVRTAEQKGGDVTVFSSEFPPGEQLSNLGGIAALLRYRLE; encoded by the coding sequence ATGCAACTCAAAGACCGGGAGCCACTCGAGGGCGGACGCGAACGGGTGACGGTCGTCCCCGAGAGCGTCGACGACCTCTGGCACCTCCAGTACGTGCTCGAGCCCGGCGACCGCGTCGCGGGTGACACCACCCGACGGATCCAGCGCGACGACGAGCAGTTACGTGATACGGGCGGCGAACGCGAGCATATGTGGGTCGCCATCGCCGTCGACGATATCGAGTTCCACAAGTTCGCCAACCGCCTGCGCGTCGGCGGCGAAATCGTCGCCTGCTCCCGGGAGGATCAACTCGGCTTCCACCACACACTCAACGTCGAGGAGCGCGACGAGATTTCGATCGACAAGCGGTTCAAACCCGACCAGAACGCCCGCCTCGAGGAAGCCGTCGAGGCGACCGAAAACCCCGATGTCGCCATCGCCACCGTCGAGGAAGGCGAGGCCCACGTTCACACCGTCGCCCAGTACGGCACCGAGGAACGGGCGTCGATCAGCGGCCCGACGGGAAAAGGCGAGTACGCCCGCGACCGGTCGGAACTATTCGCCGACCTCGGGAAGATCCTCTCACGGCTCGAGGTCGATGCGATCATCCTCGCTGGCCCCGGCTTCACGAAACAGGATGCTCTGAAGTACCTCGAGCGAAACCACCCCGACGTCGCCGAGCAGGTGACGATGGTCGACACCGCCGGTGTCGGCGACCGCGGCGTCCACGAAGTGCTCAAACGAGGGGCCGTCGCGGACGTCCAGGAGGAGACCCGGATCGAATCGGAAGCCGAGGCGATCGACGAACTCACCAAGCGAATCGCCGAGGGTGCGAAAGCCGCCTACGGGCCCGAAAGCGTCGCCCAAGCCGCCGAATACGGCGCGATCGACGAACTGCTCATCCTCGACGAGAAACTGCGCAAGGAGCGAGGGGCCGACGGCGAGTGGGCGATAAACGTCGACGACGTGGTCCGGACGGCCGAGCAGAAAGGCGGCGATGTGACGGTCTTCTCGAGTGAGTTCCCGCCTGGCGAACAGCTCTCGAATCTCGGTGGAATCGCGGCCCTGTTGCGATATCGGCTCGAGTGA
- a CDS encoding DegT/DnrJ/EryC1/StrS family aminotransferase encodes MISANPSLLEWSTDDSRTTDIDSFVRQHADPVLYYGSGKAALHDGLTTLVRAATAEPDTVETWENVVLPAYLPDAVVEPIVDCGLEPRQYAITDDLAPNFGDLEARIDDQTLAIMSVNYFGFPQPGLEEVASLAARHDCYHIDDNAHGALSFDDGRLLGTRGDIGFTSLWKLLPIPDGALLYLSNPSVAEHFEGSALAGVEDTVHAADLQFVVKSLATGLLDANRTVKESVHRLVANNGLSGPATDPRRRYESSKAPMSRLSAYLVQEADPIEIRSARRSNYRAWASLFEKRPDVELVFESLPTGVCPHVCPVRTKHPTQLRRLLEDYGVDGTHTWPRLSANVRDNPDYETAHRLAAEVVVLPVHQHIDPRTILEVANAIDRQIG; translated from the coding sequence ATGATCAGCGCAAATCCGTCACTGCTCGAGTGGTCAACCGACGACTCGAGAACGACCGACATCGACTCGTTCGTCCGACAACACGCCGACCCCGTTCTCTACTACGGTTCCGGGAAGGCCGCGCTGCACGACGGGTTGACCACGTTGGTACGTGCAGCGACCGCCGAACCGGACACGGTGGAGACGTGGGAAAACGTAGTACTTCCCGCCTACCTCCCCGACGCCGTCGTCGAACCGATCGTCGACTGCGGCCTCGAACCCAGACAGTACGCGATCACCGACGACCTCGCCCCCAATTTCGGCGACCTCGAAGCCCGCATCGACGACCAAACGCTGGCGATCATGTCGGTAAACTACTTTGGCTTCCCACAGCCTGGACTCGAGGAGGTGGCCTCCCTCGCCGCCCGCCACGACTGCTATCACATCGACGACAACGCCCACGGTGCGTTGAGCTTCGACGACGGTCGATTACTCGGCACGCGAGGAGATATCGGCTTTACGAGCCTGTGGAAGCTGTTACCGATTCCGGACGGCGCGCTGTTGTATCTCTCTAACCCGTCCGTAGCCGAACATTTCGAGGGATCCGCGTTGGCTGGCGTCGAAGACACCGTTCACGCGGCCGACCTGCAGTTCGTGGTCAAATCGCTGGCAACCGGCCTTCTCGACGCGAATCGAACGGTCAAGGAGTCCGTCCATCGGCTGGTTGCGAACAACGGCCTGTCCGGGCCAGCGACCGACCCAAGACGGCGATACGAGTCCTCGAAAGCGCCAATGTCGCGGCTTTCCGCGTACCTCGTACAGGAGGCCGACCCGATCGAGATCCGGTCGGCCCGCCGCTCGAACTACCGGGCCTGGGCCTCCCTCTTCGAAAAACGGCCAGACGTCGAACTCGTCTTCGAGTCGCTTCCCACGGGTGTGTGCCCACACGTCTGTCCCGTCCGCACGAAACACCCTACACAGCTCCGTCGGTTGCTCGAGGACTACGGCGTCGACGGCACCCACACATGGCCGCGACTGTCCGCGAACGTTCGCGATAACCCCGACTACGAGACGGCACACCGACTCGCGGCCGAGGTCGTCGTCCTCCCGGTTCACCAGCACATCGATCCGAGGACGATTCTCGAGGTGGCGAACGCGATCGATCGTCAGATCGGCTAG
- a CDS encoding alkaline phosphatase family protein has translation METDRPRLLVVGLDAGCLHVLKPIFEAGQAPTLRRLFEVGTHGPLESQLPPWTASAWPSMYTGQNPGKHGVYDFLSFEGYDWDVVNASHVRARPVWELLSDHGFSSVVVNVPVTHPTRSFDGALIPGMTAPESPPCHPEGILEEVEDAIGDYRVYPQSGPEPNQSIESYERTIEGRGKAFRYLVDRFEPDFGFVQFQQTDSVFHERPGDKQAIEAVYRAVDDQLARTILEFDPDNVLVVSDHGIGPVEGWEFRVNEFLRERGDVVAKSGGEGMPTWSRAWENDLLEGESAGEHDTSLLEQGMNLAARVGITTQRVANALDTVGLKEPIGRRVPNDVIRAASEQVDFPNSRAYLRSKSELGVRINLEGREPNGIVPEAEYESYRVDLIDDLSSVRTPDGEPMFEAVEPREAVFDGPELELAPDIITVPADFDNAIVEGLEGEQFGDPIEPWNHKRTGVVAAAGADFDESASLSGATIFDVAPTICSFFDVGIDQEMDGSVLPIVDASERTSYPSYEPKPITATEDGAVEDRLADLGYL, from the coding sequence ATGGAAACGGATCGTCCCAGATTGCTCGTCGTCGGTCTCGACGCTGGTTGTCTCCACGTGCTCAAACCAATTTTCGAGGCGGGCCAGGCTCCAACGCTGCGCCGACTGTTTGAAGTCGGAACCCACGGCCCGCTCGAATCCCAGCTGCCGCCGTGGACGGCGAGCGCCTGGCCGTCGATGTACACCGGACAGAACCCGGGCAAACACGGCGTCTACGACTTTCTCAGCTTCGAAGGCTACGACTGGGACGTCGTCAACGCGTCGCACGTCCGCGCACGCCCGGTGTGGGAACTTCTGAGCGATCACGGCTTCTCGAGCGTGGTGGTCAACGTGCCGGTGACCCATCCCACTCGATCGTTCGACGGCGCGTTGATCCCCGGGATGACCGCGCCCGAGTCGCCGCCGTGTCATCCCGAAGGGATTCTCGAGGAGGTGGAGGACGCCATCGGTGACTACCGAGTGTACCCCCAGAGCGGGCCCGAACCAAACCAGTCGATCGAGAGCTACGAACGCACCATCGAGGGGCGTGGAAAGGCGTTCAGGTATCTCGTGGATCGGTTCGAGCCCGATTTCGGCTTCGTCCAGTTCCAGCAGACCGACTCGGTGTTTCACGAACGCCCCGGCGACAAACAGGCTATCGAAGCGGTCTACCGGGCAGTCGACGATCAGCTCGCCCGGACGATCCTCGAGTTCGATCCGGACAACGTCCTCGTCGTCAGCGATCACGGCATCGGCCCCGTCGAGGGCTGGGAGTTCCGGGTCAACGAGTTCCTCCGTGAACGGGGCGACGTCGTCGCCAAAAGCGGCGGTGAGGGGATGCCGACGTGGTCGCGCGCCTGGGAGAACGACCTGCTGGAGGGAGAGTCCGCGGGGGAGCACGACACGAGCCTTCTCGAGCAGGGGATGAACCTGGCAGCTCGTGTGGGAATCACCACCCAGCGGGTCGCTAACGCGCTCGATACGGTCGGGTTGAAGGAACCGATCGGTCGACGAGTGCCGAACGACGTGATCCGCGCCGCGAGCGAACAGGTCGATTTCCCCAACTCGAGAGCCTACCTCCGTTCGAAGAGCGAACTCGGTGTTCGCATCAACCTCGAGGGCCGCGAGCCGAACGGCATCGTTCCCGAAGCCGAGTACGAGTCCTACCGCGTCGACCTCATCGACGACCTCTCGAGCGTCCGGACGCCAGACGGCGAACCGATGTTCGAGGCCGTCGAGCCACGGGAGGCCGTCTTCGACGGGCCGGAACTCGAGTTGGCACCGGACATCATCACCGTGCCGGCGGACTTCGACAACGCGATTGTCGAGGGGCTCGAGGGCGAGCAGTTCGGCGACCCGATCGAACCCTGGAACCACAAACGAACGGGCGTGGTCGCGGCCGCCGGGGCGGACTTCGACGAGAGCGCGTCCCTGTCGGGGGCGACGATTTTCGACGTCGCGCCGACGATATGCTCGTTCTTCGACGTGGGGATCGACCAGGAGATGGACGGCTCCGTCCTTCCGATCGTCGACGCCAGCGAACGCACGAGCTACCCGAGCTACGAACCAAAGCCGATCACCGCTACGGAGGACGGGGCGGTCGAAGATCGACTGGCAGACCTGGGGTATCTGTAA
- a CDS encoding lipid II:glycine glycyltransferase FemX has protein sequence MGIDIEHLDPHEDGDEWDRYVDRADRTHPFYYADALSLQAGDTETTVHLLVGFKGQEVVGLFPVFAYRKGPVTGVFSPAPYSWVHYLGPVMCNLAKLKQRKADRRAKAFLEGCLEWIEDELSPVYTKFDAVAVDDIRPFTWSGYEIEPEPTYVVDLDCDESTLLDRFSSDARQNIRAADEFEGQYTIEEGSIDDIDRIVEQVRARYESQGRSFHLSTSFVRSLYEVLPPGSIRPYVCRIDGTFQGGILVVDGDTTRYRWQGGVKLETDLDLSINDLLDWHVMSTGLEAGFEEYDLVGAGVPSINRYKAKFNPRLETYYTVTTGTYGVDMLIDRYRKRK, from the coding sequence ATGGGAATCGACATCGAACACCTGGATCCACACGAGGATGGCGACGAGTGGGATCGATACGTCGACCGAGCCGATCGGACGCACCCGTTCTACTACGCCGATGCCCTCTCTCTGCAGGCTGGGGATACGGAGACGACCGTCCACTTGCTCGTCGGCTTCAAAGGACAGGAGGTGGTCGGTCTCTTTCCGGTGTTCGCCTATCGGAAGGGGCCGGTTACCGGCGTGTTCTCCCCGGCACCGTACTCGTGGGTACACTACCTCGGCCCAGTCATGTGCAACCTCGCAAAGCTCAAACAGCGGAAAGCCGACCGGCGCGCGAAGGCGTTTCTCGAGGGCTGTCTGGAGTGGATCGAAGACGAACTCTCGCCGGTGTACACGAAGTTCGACGCGGTGGCGGTCGACGACATTCGCCCGTTCACCTGGAGCGGCTACGAGATCGAACCCGAACCGACCTACGTGGTCGATCTCGACTGTGACGAATCCACGCTACTCGACCGGTTCAGCAGCGACGCCAGACAGAACATCCGCGCCGCCGACGAGTTCGAGGGCCAGTACACCATCGAGGAGGGATCGATCGACGACATCGACCGAATCGTCGAGCAGGTTCGCGCTCGATACGAGAGCCAGGGTCGCTCGTTTCACCTGTCGACGTCGTTCGTCCGATCGCTCTACGAGGTGCTCCCCCCTGGATCGATCCGGCCGTACGTCTGTCGTATCGACGGCACGTTTCAGGGCGGCATTCTCGTCGTTGACGGGGACACGACCAGATATCGCTGGCAAGGTGGGGTCAAACTTGAGACAGACCTCGACCTGTCGATCAACGACCTGCTCGACTGGCACGTGATGTCGACCGGCCTCGAGGCAGGATTCGAGGAGTACGATCTGGTGGGTGCCGGCGTACCGAGCATCAACCGGTACAAGGCGAAGTTCAACCCGCGGTTAGAGACGTACTACACCGTGACGACGGGTACGTACGGTGTCGACATGCTGATCGATCGATACCGGAAACGGAAGTAG
- a CDS encoding MarR family transcriptional regulator produces the protein MSVSNDASSDEPNAQPSLEELPPSAKLVYKVLEYEGPMTQSEIATESRLCSRTVRYAVTKLEAADCIDSRASLRDARRSIYRVSRARTTA, from the coding sequence ATGAGTGTCTCAAACGACGCCAGTAGTGACGAACCGAACGCACAGCCCTCCCTCGAAGAGCTTCCGCCGAGCGCCAAACTCGTCTACAAGGTGCTCGAGTACGAAGGCCCGATGACCCAGTCCGAAATCGCCACCGAATCCCGTCTCTGCTCGCGGACGGTGCGCTATGCGGTGACGAAACTCGAGGCCGCAGACTGTATCGACAGCCGCGCCTCGCTGCGAGACGCCCGCCGGTCGATCTACCGCGTCTCTCGAGCGCGAACAACTGCCTGA
- a CDS encoding DUF7563 family protein, with translation MSTEPSHWTPMATQETTTAPQCRNCGTQVTRQFARVFGDNRDTVHACPDCATYREMKTADFIPKEHR, from the coding sequence ATGTCAACCGAACCATCCCACTGGACGCCGATGGCGACGCAAGAGACGACGACCGCCCCGCAGTGTCGGAACTGTGGGACACAGGTTACCCGCCAGTTCGCTCGAGTGTTCGGCGACAATCGCGACACCGTCCACGCTTGCCCTGACTGTGCGACCTACCGTGAGATGAAGACGGCCGACTTCATCCCGAAAGAACACCGGTAA
- the glmU gene encoding bifunctional sugar-1-phosphate nucleotidylyltransferase/acetyltransferase, with product MKAVILAAGEGTRIRPLSHALPKPMLPVADRPLLGHTVDTAIDAGAEEIVLVIGYEADTVRSHFGETYRGVPIHYAVQEEQRGTAHAVNTAREHLDGPFAVLNGDNLYDQAAVDQLFARCPAVCAIEVEEPQHYGVLSTSGERVTGIVEKPADPPTNLANAGAYAFPAAATEWLEVAESERGEYEITDVLATVIEEYDVSPVILERWLDVGRPWELLEANEWKLGELERRIDGSVHEDAVIEGDVVVEDGATVRAGVVIEGPALIREGATVGPNAYVRGATLVDAGAKVGHAVEVKNSVLSAGATIGHLSYVGDSVLGRDVNFGAGTTVANLRHDDDDIRFTVKGERVSTGRRKLGVVAGDETKTGINTSLTPGLKLSPGATSHPGETVDRDR from the coding sequence ATGAAAGCTGTTATTCTCGCTGCCGGAGAGGGGACGCGAATCCGTCCGCTCTCACACGCGCTGCCAAAGCCGATGCTCCCCGTCGCCGACCGGCCGTTGCTCGGACACACCGTCGACACGGCCATCGACGCCGGTGCCGAGGAAATCGTGCTGGTGATCGGGTACGAAGCGGATACCGTTCGATCACACTTCGGCGAGACGTATCGCGGCGTCCCGATTCACTACGCCGTCCAGGAAGAACAGCGTGGCACCGCCCACGCGGTCAACACCGCTCGAGAACACCTCGACGGCCCGTTTGCCGTCCTCAACGGCGACAACCTCTACGACCAGGCGGCCGTCGACCAACTGTTCGCCCGCTGTCCCGCCGTTTGCGCCATCGAAGTCGAGGAGCCACAGCACTACGGCGTCCTCAGCACCAGCGGCGAGCGGGTAACCGGTATCGTCGAAAAGCCCGCCGATCCGCCAACGAACCTCGCCAATGCCGGGGCCTACGCTTTCCCGGCGGCTGCGACGGAGTGGCTCGAGGTCGCCGAAAGTGAGCGCGGCGAGTACGAGATCACCGACGTGCTCGCGACGGTCATCGAAGAGTACGACGTCTCGCCGGTGATCCTCGAGCGGTGGCTCGACGTCGGCCGCCCGTGGGAACTGCTCGAGGCCAACGAGTGGAAACTGGGCGAGCTCGAGCGTCGCATCGACGGCTCGGTACACGAGGATGCCGTTATCGAGGGCGATGTCGTCGTCGAGGACGGCGCGACGGTTCGCGCTGGCGTGGTCATCGAGGGGCCTGCGCTTATCCGCGAGGGAGCTACTGTAGGGCCGAACGCCTACGTTCGGGGTGCGACGCTCGTCGATGCGGGCGCAAAGGTCGGTCACGCCGTCGAGGTGAAAAACAGTGTCCTTTCAGCGGGTGCAACTATTGGCCACCTCTCGTACGTTGGTGATAGCGTCCTTGGCCGAGACGTAAACTTCGGTGCCGGGACGACCGTGGCGAACCTCCGACACGACGACGACGATATCCGGTTTACGGTGAAAGGTGAACGGGTTTCGACCGGCCGTCGAAAGCTCGGCGTGGTTGCCGGTGATGAGACCAAAACTGGCATTAACACCAGCCTAACACCTGGTCTGAAGCTCTCTCCGGGGGCGACGAGTCATCCGGGCGAGACGGTCGATCGCGATCGCTGA
- a CDS encoding translation initiation factor eIF-1A, whose amino-acid sequence MSDESQQRRNLRMPNDDELFAVVTEHLGGNHVRLQCEDGKTRLGRIPGRMKYRTWINEDDIVVAEPWDWQDEKATIEWRYTGQDADQLRREGHID is encoded by the coding sequence GTGAGCGACGAATCACAACAACGACGAAATCTCCGTATGCCCAACGACGACGAGTTATTCGCCGTCGTCACCGAACACCTCGGTGGAAACCATGTCCGACTGCAGTGTGAGGACGGTAAAACCCGCCTCGGACGCATCCCCGGTCGGATGAAGTACCGAACCTGGATCAACGAGGACGACATCGTCGTCGCCGAACCCTGGGACTGGCAGGACGAGAAGGCGACGATCGAATGGCGCTACACCGGACAGGACGCAGACCAGCTGCGTCGCGAAGGGCATATCGACTGA